One genomic segment of bacterium includes these proteins:
- a CDS encoding BMP family ABC transporter substrate-binding protein, whose protein sequence is MPALARVGLAALLLSLPLACGKKDAPAEKPAGALRVGMVFDIGGKGDRSFNDSAFRGLQQAEAELGVTAVEFEPGQDSDREQGLRRLAERGFDLIIGVGFLFADSIDKVAADFPQTHFAIVDGRVEGRPNVASLLFREEEGSFLVGALAALTSQTGTIGFVGGMEVALIKRFEAGYRAGALALRPATKLLVGYAGVTPSAFADPVKGKELALSQIGRGADVVFHAAGTTGNGVIEAAREKGVFAIGVDSNQNHMAPGTVLTSMEKRVDRAVFATIRALKEGRFAGGVQEFGLDTGGVGYSLDEHNAALLTPALRATADSLAAEIIAGRLRVPRE, encoded by the coding sequence ATTCCCGCCCTCGCCCGCGTCGGCCTGGCGGCGCTCCTGCTCAGCCTGCCCCTCGCCTGCGGCAAGAAGGACGCCCCGGCCGAGAAGCCGGCGGGCGCCCTGCGCGTGGGGATGGTCTTCGACATCGGCGGCAAGGGCGACCGCTCTTTCAACGACTCCGCGTTCCGCGGCCTCCAGCAGGCGGAGGCGGAGCTCGGCGTCACCGCGGTGGAGTTCGAGCCCGGGCAGGACTCGGACCGCGAGCAGGGCCTGCGCCGCCTGGCCGAGCGGGGCTTCGACCTCATCATCGGCGTCGGCTTCCTCTTCGCCGACAGCATCGACAAGGTCGCCGCCGACTTCCCGCAGACCCACTTCGCGATCGTCGACGGCCGCGTCGAGGGCCGGCCCAACGTGGCCTCCCTGCTGTTCCGCGAGGAGGAGGGTTCCTTCCTGGTCGGCGCCCTGGCCGCCCTCACGTCGCAGACGGGCACGATCGGCTTCGTCGGCGGCATGGAAGTGGCGCTGATCAAGCGCTTCGAGGCCGGCTACCGCGCGGGCGCCCTCGCGCTGCGCCCGGCAACGAAGCTGCTCGTCGGCTACGCCGGCGTGACGCCCAGCGCCTTCGCCGACCCGGTCAAGGGCAAGGAGCTGGCGCTCTCGCAGATCGGCCGCGGCGCGGACGTCGTCTTCCACGCCGCCGGCACCACGGGCAACGGCGTCATCGAGGCGGCGCGCGAGAAGGGTGTCTTCGCCATCGGCGTCGACTCGAATCAGAACCACATGGCGCCGGGCACCGTGCTGACGAGCATGGAGAAGCGCGTCGACCGCGCCGTCTTCGCGACGATCCGCGCCCTCAAGGAGGGCCGCTTCGCGGGCGGCGTCCAGGAGTTCGGCCTCGACACGGGCGGCGTCGGCTACAGCCTGGACGAGCACAACGCGGCGCTGTTGACCCCCGCCCTGCGCGCGACGGCCGACTCGCTGGCCGCGGAGATCATCGCCGGCCGCCTGCGCGTGCCGCGGGAGTAG
- the arcC gene encoding carbamate kinase — MGRYSQADLLVITLGGNAVLPVGSSGTIDEQFATTRRTMAPVAGLIRAGLRVVLSHGNGPVVGNIVLRNEAAKAQIPPMPLFICGADSQGGIGFMIQNALRNELHLVGARHPVATVVTQVEVDPADPAFAEPTKPIGPFYTPAEAAALAAEKGWTMKEDAGRGIRRVVASPEPKHIVEIDSIRRLVESGVVVIAAGGGGIPVRRNREGLLKGIDAVIDKDFAAAELARELGANVLVFVTGVPRVCVGYRTTAQRELRELDLAELLRHQAAGEFPAGSMGPKMEAAARFLARGGKEVLVCAPENLGEALAGEDGTRIVT; from the coding sequence ATGGGCCGCTACAGCCAGGCAGATCTGCTGGTGATCACCCTGGGCGGCAACGCCGTCCTGCCGGTGGGCAGCTCCGGCACGATCGACGAGCAGTTCGCGACCACCCGCCGCACAATGGCCCCCGTGGCCGGCCTCATCCGGGCCGGCCTGCGCGTCGTGCTCAGCCACGGCAACGGGCCGGTGGTGGGGAACATCGTGCTGCGCAACGAGGCGGCGAAGGCCCAGATCCCGCCGATGCCGCTCTTCATCTGCGGCGCGGACAGCCAGGGCGGCATCGGCTTCATGATCCAGAACGCCCTGCGCAACGAGCTGCACCTCGTCGGCGCGCGCCACCCGGTGGCGACGGTGGTGACGCAGGTCGAGGTGGACCCGGCCGACCCCGCCTTCGCCGAGCCGACGAAGCCGATCGGCCCCTTCTACACGCCGGCCGAGGCGGCCGCGCTGGCCGCCGAGAAGGGCTGGACGATGAAGGAGGACGCCGGCCGCGGCATCCGCCGCGTCGTCGCCAGCCCGGAGCCCAAGCACATCGTCGAGATCGATTCGATACGCCGGCTGGTGGAGAGCGGGGTCGTCGTCATCGCCGCCGGCGGTGGCGGCATCCCCGTGCGCCGCAACCGCGAGGGGCTGCTCAAGGGCATCGACGCCGTCATCGACAAGGACTTCGCCGCCGCCGAGCTGGCCCGCGAGCTGGGCGCCAACGTGCTCGTCTTCGTGACCGGCGTACCGCGGGTCTGCGTCGGCTACCGAACGACCGCCCAGCGCGAGCTGCGCGAGCTGGACCTCGCCGAGCTGCTGCGTCACCAGGCCGCCGGCGAGTTCCCGGCCGGCAGCATGGGCCCGAAGATGGAGGCCGCGGCGCGCTTCCTCGCGCGGGGCGGCAAGGAAGTGCTGGTCTGCGCGCCGGAGAACCTGGGCGAAGCCCTGGCCGGCGAGGACGGCACGCGCATCGTCACCTGA
- a CDS encoding pyridoxal phosphate-dependent aminotransferase, with product MQSIEKALPGSGRPGRFYASSMSRLGTETAFEVLAKAKALEAQGRQIVHLEIGEPDFATPSYIIDAAVAALRGGDTHYVPSAGIPAVREVFADSLTRTRGVKVEPAQIVITPGAKPIMFYTILACVEPGDEVLYPNPGFPIYESMINFVGGKAVPIPLLESTGFGMDIQRIQDAITPRTRLLIINSPQNPTGGVLTADELAAIAKIARDNDLLVLSDEVYSRIIYEGEHRSLYHLPGMAERTVLLEGHSKTYAMTGWRLGYGAFPAHMAERVAKLMTNSASCTAAFTQRAGAAALTGPQDEVGQMVAAFKARRDVIVEGLNKLPGMSCLSPKGAFYVFPSIKETGWKSKPLADALLEEAGVAALSGTAFGAYGEGYLRLSYANSVENIRLALERMRATLERIL from the coding sequence ATGCAGTCCATCGAGAAGGCCCTTCCCGGCAGCGGCCGCCCCGGCCGCTTCTACGCTAGCAGCATGTCCCGCCTGGGCACCGAGACCGCCTTCGAGGTCCTGGCCAAGGCCAAGGCCCTGGAAGCCCAGGGCCGGCAGATCGTGCACCTGGAGATCGGCGAGCCGGACTTCGCGACGCCGAGCTACATCATCGACGCCGCGGTGGCCGCCCTGCGCGGCGGCGACACGCACTACGTGCCCTCGGCCGGCATCCCCGCCGTGCGGGAGGTCTTCGCCGATTCCCTGACGCGCACGCGCGGCGTCAAGGTCGAGCCGGCGCAGATCGTCATCACGCCGGGCGCGAAGCCGATCATGTTCTACACGATCCTCGCCTGCGTGGAGCCGGGCGACGAGGTGCTCTACCCGAACCCGGGCTTTCCCATCTACGAGTCGATGATCAACTTCGTCGGCGGCAAGGCGGTGCCGATCCCGCTGCTCGAGTCCACCGGCTTCGGCATGGACATCCAGCGCATCCAGGACGCGATCACGCCGCGCACGCGCCTGCTCATCATCAACTCGCCCCAGAACCCCACGGGCGGCGTGCTGACCGCCGACGAGCTGGCGGCGATCGCGAAGATCGCCCGCGACAACGACCTGCTCGTCCTCAGCGACGAGGTCTACAGCCGCATCATCTACGAGGGCGAGCACCGGAGCCTCTACCATCTGCCCGGCATGGCCGAGCGCACGGTGCTGCTCGAGGGCCACTCGAAGACCTACGCGATGACAGGCTGGCGCCTGGGCTACGGCGCTTTCCCGGCCCACATGGCCGAGCGCGTCGCCAAGCTGATGACGAACAGCGCGAGCTGCACGGCGGCCTTCACGCAGAGGGCCGGCGCCGCCGCCCTCACCGGCCCGCAGGACGAGGTGGGGCAGATGGTCGCCGCCTTCAAGGCGCGGCGCGACGTCATCGTCGAGGGCCTGAACAAGCTGCCGGGCATGAGCTGCCTCAGCCCGAAGGGCGCCTTCTACGTGTTCCCGAGCATCAAGGAGACGGGCTGGAAGTCCAAGCCGCTCGCCGACGCGCTGCTCGAGGAGGCCGGCGTCGCCGCGCTCTCGGGCACGGCCTTCGGCGCCTACGGCGAGGGCTACCTGCGCCTGTCCTACGCGAACTCGGTGGAGAACATCCGCCTGGCCCTGGAGCGCATGCGGGCCACCCTCGAGCGGATTCTCTAG
- the murQ gene encoding N-acetylmuramic acid 6-phosphate etherase, with product MRQLRELTTEQANPATEDLDGLDALGIVTRLNAQDAGVAAAVAAELPAIAWVAECAAASFAAGGRLIYVGAGTSGRLGVLDAAECPPTFGSDPEQVVGLIAGGAASLVASAEGVEDDAAAGAADLAALAPGPADTVVGISASHRTPYTVAAVEAAVRSGCRTAFITANPEVAVPGERVIRLLVGPEALAGSTRLKAGTAQKLALNLISTAAWVLAGKVYGNRMVDLQAASEKLRERARGLLVELAGLDYAAASALLEAAGGSVKTALCMQLGGCSRAQAQARLAAAGGQLRRALAVAPPPGS from the coding sequence ATGCGTCAGCTCCGGGAGCTGACGACGGAGCAGGCGAATCCGGCCACCGAGGATCTCGACGGCCTCGACGCGCTGGGCATCGTCACCCGCCTGAACGCCCAGGACGCGGGGGTCGCCGCCGCCGTCGCGGCCGAGCTGCCGGCGATCGCCTGGGTGGCCGAGTGCGCCGCCGCCAGCTTCGCCGCGGGCGGCCGCCTGATCTACGTCGGCGCCGGCACCAGTGGCCGCCTCGGCGTGCTGGATGCCGCCGAGTGTCCGCCCACTTTCGGCAGCGATCCGGAGCAGGTCGTCGGCCTCATCGCGGGCGGGGCGGCGAGTCTCGTCGCGAGTGCGGAGGGCGTCGAGGACGATGCCGCCGCCGGCGCCGCCGACCTCGCCGCCCTCGCCCCCGGCCCCGCCGACACCGTGGTCGGGATCAGCGCCAGCCATCGCACGCCCTACACCGTGGCGGCCGTCGAAGCGGCCGTCCGCAGTGGCTGCCGCACGGCCTTCATCACCGCCAATCCCGAGGTCGCCGTGCCGGGCGAGCGGGTGATCCGCCTGCTCGTGGGGCCGGAGGCCCTCGCCGGCTCCACGCGCTTGAAGGCCGGCACGGCCCAGAAGCTCGCCCTCAACCTGATCAGCACGGCGGCCTGGGTGCTCGCGGGCAAGGTCTACGGCAACCGGATGGTGGATCTGCAGGCTGCGAGCGAGAAGCTGCGCGAGCGGGCGCGCGGCCTGCTCGTGGAGCTCGCCGGCCTCGACTATGCGGCGGCGAGCGCGCTGCTCGAGGCCGCCGGCGGCAGCGTGAAGACCGCCCTCTGCATGCAGCTCGGCGGCTGCTCGCGGGCCCAGGCCCAGGCGCGCCTGGCCGCGGCCGGCGGCCAGCTGCGCCGCGCGCTCGCCGTGGCACCACCGCCGGGATCCTGA